A region of Colletotrichum higginsianum IMI 349063 chromosome 10, whole genome shotgun sequence DNA encodes the following proteins:
- a CDS encoding Amino acid permease has protein sequence MGRDTKPHGDGEGEGATTAKMSTAQSADQHDNVAINASGHVQELERNFSLLSLAGVGLVVGNVWPAIGGSILVAIFNGGPPGVLYEFVAVSVCYWTVAASIAELASAVPSSAGVYHWASVTPGRRWGRVVGFFAGWWNYLAWVLGAASMASIFGNTVVQMYALNHAGFEARPWHVFVVYVVATWLACAVVCLANGALPRINDFGVVAILAGFLITVVVVAVMPGRDGRPLHASSSFVWTEWTADIGYPDGFVFVAGMLNGAFSVGAVDATTHLAEEIPNPQRNVPIALGLQLSIGFVTGFCYLVTIMYAIHDYDALFESPYPIAEIYRQATGSAAGATGLLALVLICIGLTLIGLYITCGRTLWALARDGASPRPDVLGKVDHRLGMPMWSTVVSAVLVTVLGAIYVGSTTAFNAFVGSFILLSSSSYLAAILPNLLAGRKRVAYGPFHMRGWIGFAVNGFACAYMSVWFVIYCFPYALPTDAQSMNYACVIWGGLTAFVALWWFLGARKGYEGPTTTGGVVAEMEVGGARHAA, from the coding sequence ATGGGCCGCGACACGAAACCacacggcgacggcgaaggcgaaggcgccACGACGGCCAAGATGAGCACGGCGCAATCGGCCGACCAGCACGACAACGTCGCCATCAACGCGTCGGGCCACGTCCAGGAGCTCGAGCGGAACTTCagcctcctctccctcgccggcgtcggcctcgtcgtcggcaacgTCTGGCccgccatcggcggctccatcctcgtcgccatcttcaacgGCGGGCCGCCCGGCGTGCTCTACGAGTTCGTCGCCGTGTCGGTCTGCTACTGGACCGTGGCCGCCAgcatcgccgagctcgcgAGCGCCGTgccctcgtccgccggcGTCTACCACTGGGCCTCGGTGACGCCCGGCCGCCGATGgggccgcgtcgtcggcttcttcgccggCTGGTGGAACTACCTGGCCTgggtcctcggcgccgcgagCATGGCGTCCATCTTCGGCAACACCGTCGTGCAGATGTACGCCCTCAACCACGCCGGGTTCGAGGCGCGGCCGTGGcacgtcttcgtcgtctACGTCGTCGCCACCTGGCTCGCctgcgccgtcgtctgccTGGCCAACGGCGCCCTGCCGAGGATCAACGACtttggcgtcgtcgccatcctggCCGGCTTCCTcatcaccgtcgtcgtcgtcgccgtcatgcccggccgcgacgggcggccgctccacgcctcgtcgtcgttcgtCTGGACCGAGTGGACCGCCGACATCGGGTACCCCGACGggttcgtcttcgtcgccggcatgCTCAACGGGGCCTTcagcgtcggcgccgtcgacgccacgACCCACCTGGCGGAGGAGATCCCGAACCCCCAGCGCAACGTGCCCATCGCCCTCGGGCTGCAGCTGAGCATCGGGTTCGTCACGGGCTTCTGCTATCTCGTCACCATCATGTACGCCATCCACGACTACGACGCCCTCTTCGAGTCCCCGTACCCCATCGCCGAGATTTACCGCCAGGCCACCgggtccgccgccggcgcgaccggcctgctcgccctcGTGCTCATCTGCATCGGCCTGACGCTGATAGGGCTGTACATCACTTGCGGACGCACGCTCTGggccctcgcccgcgacGGCGCGAGCCCCCGACCCGATGTGCTGGGGAAGGTGGACCATAGGCTGGGGATGCCGATGTGGTCCACGGTGGTGTCGGCCGTGTTGGTGACGGTGCTCGGGGCCATCTACGTCGGCAGCACCACGGCCTTCAACGCCTTTGTCGGCAGtttcatcctcctctccagCAGCTCCTATCTCGCCGCCATTCTGCCCAACCTCTTGGCGGGCAGGAAGAGGGTCGCTTACGGGCCCTTTCACATGCGGGGGTGGATCGGcttcgccgtcaacggcttCGCCTGCGCGTACATGTCGGTCTGGTTCGTCATCTACTGCTTCCCTTACGCGCTGCCGACGGATGCGCAGTCGATGAACTACGCCTGTGTGATTTGGGGGGGTCTCACGGCCTTCGTTGCCCTGTGGTGGTTCTTGGGGGCGAGGAAGGGGTACGAgggcccgacgacgacgggagGCGTCGTGGCCGAGATGGAAGTCGGCGGCGCAAGACATGCTGCGTGA
- a CDS encoding TPR domain-containing protein, producing MRSKGSSSAALSRDANQSSYPYNLGTFHRSVSTTSTDAQVWFSRGLTWAYAFNHEESARCFQKAIDHDPFCAMAYWGLAFVLGPNYNKPWKVFDGHDLAETTRRAHHTIMQAKGHSARATPVESALIDALVRRYPQETPAEDCSRWNQDYAQAMDSVMRAYPDDLDVVALWTDATMNVTPWNLWNYKTGKPTPGARTLEIKDVMDRTFRLRGSLQHPGLLHLYIHLMEMSPTPEAALTIADNLRGLVPDAGHLEHMPTHLDIICGQYRRAIASNSDAIRADSKFLAREGPLNFYTLYRSHDFHFRLYGAMLCGQSKVALETVRELESTISEDLLRVESPPMADWLEGFLGMRMHALIRFGRWDDIHALELPRDPKLYCATTAMTHYAKGVALAVQGRIDEAEQERRLFAEALERLPSSRAVFNNTCQEILAIGEAMLDGELAYRKGDYDTAFAHLRKAVERDDALPYDEPWGWMQPARHALGALLLEQGRVEEAAAVYSADLGIDESLPRAQRHPNNVWALHGLYECLVRLGRDDEARILKPQLNLALAVADVPIKSSCFCRLRTVD from the coding sequence atgAGGAGCAAgggttcgtcgtcggccgcccTCTCGCGTGATGCCAACCAGTCGTCGTACCCTTACAACCTCGGCACGTTTCATCGGTCTGTGAGCACGACCAGCACAGATGCCCAGGTTTGGTTCAGTCGCGGCCTGACCTGGGCGTATGCCTTCAACCACGAGGAGTCGGCGAGGTGCTTCCAGAAGGCCATCGACCACGACCCCTTCTGCGCCATGGCCTACTGGGGCCTCGCCTTCGTCCTGGGGCCCAACTACAACAAGCCGTGGAAGGTGTTTGACGGACACGACCTGGCCGAGACCACCAGGCGCGCCCACCACACCATCATGCAGGCAAAGGGCCactcggccagggcgaccCCCGTCGAGAGcgccctcatcgacgccctcgtccgccgctATCCGCAGGAGACGCCCGCCGAGGACTGTTCCCGGTGGAACCAGGACTACGCCCAGGCCATGGACTCGGTGATGCGGGCCTAtcccgacgacctcgacgtcgtcgccctctgGACCGACGCCACCATGAACGTCACGCCGTGGAACCTGTGGAACTACAAGACCGGGAAGCCCACCCCCGGCGCCAGGACCCTGGAGATCAAGGACGTCATGGACCGCACCTTCAGGCTGAGGGGCTCTCTGCAGCACCCGGGCCTCCTCCACCTGTACATCCACCTCATGGAGATGTCGCCCacgcccgaggccgccctcACCATAGCCGACAACCTGCGCGGCCTCGTCCCGGACGCCGGCCACCTTGAGCACATGCCCACCCACCTCGACATCATCTGCGGCCAGTACCGCCGCGCCATCGCCTCCAACTCGGACGCCATCCGCGCCGACTCCAAGTTCCTCGCCCGCGAGGGCCCCCTCAACTTCTACACCCTGTACCGCTCTCACGACTTCCACTTCCGCCTGTACGGCGCCATGCTGTGCGGCCAGTCCAAGGTCGCCCTCGAGACGGTCCGGGAGCTCGAGTCCACCATCTCGGAGGATCTCCTGCGCGTCGAGTCGCCGCCCATGGCCGACTGGCTGGAGGGCTTCCTCGGCATGCGCATGCACGCCCTCATCCGCTTCGGCCGCTGGGACGACATCCACGCCCTCGAGCTGCCCCGGGACCCCAAGCTCTACtgcgcgacgacggccatgacGCACTACGCCAAGGGCGTCGCCCTGGCCGTGCAGGGCAGGATagacgaggccgagcaggagcGGCGGCtgttcgccgaggccctcgagcgGCTACCCTCGTCGCGCGCCGTCTTCAACAACACCTGCCAGGAgatcctcgccatcggcgagGCGATGCTggacggcgagctggccTACCGGAAGGGCGACTACGACACCGCCTTCGCGCACCTccgcaaggccgtcgagagggACGACGCCCTCCCCTACGACGAGCCCTGGGGCTGGATGCAGCCGGCGCGgcacgccctcggcgcgctgctgctcgagcagggccgcgtcgaggaggcggcggccgtctacagcgccgacctcggcatcgacgagtCCCTGCCGCGGGCCCAGCGCCACCCCAACAACGTCTGGGCCCTCCACGGCCTGTACGAGTGCCTGGTGAGgctcggccgcgacgacgaggccagGATCCTCAAGCCCCAGCTGAACCTggccctggccgtcgccgacgtgccCATCAAGTCGTCGTGCTTCTGCCGCCTGAGGACCGTCGATTGA